The Alkalibacter rhizosphaerae genomic sequence ATCCTGAGCGATGATTCCTCCCGGAATCCAGGTAAAGATCAACAATAAAGCCAATAATAATGAAAAGATTTTTGATTTCAACTTCCGTCCTCCTCTTTTGATTTTTAATGTTTATGATTATTTATAATTTTATCTCATTTTACATTAAATCATAAACATTTCCAAGGGTATAATTCATTGTATCAGACTATCAACCACACGCTTCAGTATACCAAAAATATCCGGTCACGAACCGTGACAAATAAATTGTCAATGACAAATGCTGTCACGATTCTTATATGGATCCATATGGGATAGAATAAAGGTAAAGAAAGGAGCGATGATATGTGATGCGAAAGAATACAGCGTGGTTGTTGACGGCATTTTTGCTATTTGGTCTGATTTTATCCCCCTCCGGAGTGCTTTCCGCAGAGGGATCGGCGGAAGACCCGGTCCTGATGGCCCCGGCGGTATGCCGACTGGACTATACAGACGGTACACCATCGGAATTTTACGCAACGATTCAGGAAGGTTTTCTGCAGGCAGTGGCTGGCCAGGATCTGGTGCTTTTGCAGGATGTGACTTTGAACCAGAGACTAAGCCTGGCGGGCACGGATTGCACCCTGGTCACCAACGGATTTGATTTGTCCGTTGTGGTCCCCGATGGACTGGGTATGGATGCTTTTCACGCCACTGTCCGATTGGACGACAGCGGAGGTGGCGGATTTTATGTCACCGGAACGGGACGGGGAGCCATGATCTCCAACTTTTCCGACATCACCCTGTCCTCCGTGGAATGCCTGCCTAATCCCGGCTATGGATCAGATAACGTGGGCGCTTACGTTCGGGAATTCAGCAACCTGAATGTACAAGGAAATGTTCAGGGTGTGACCGATGGACTATATATAGCGACGTCAAGCACCGCAACCATCGGTGGAGACGTGGTTTCCATCGCCGGCAAGGGGATCCAGGCTTTGAGTACGGGGGCCATCACCGTAGAAGGAGATGTTGTCGCCGAAACGGAGGGGATCTATCATAGTGGAACAGGCCAGATCCACACCAAGGGCAACATAACATCCAAAACCGGCACCGCCATCCAAACGGAATGCGACGATCCGTCCAACCTGATCACGGTGGACGGGAATGTCACCGTCACCGGCAACGACTCCCTGGGGTATGAATGGGGAATTTTTGCAACTCGCCATTCCAATGTTATTGTGAAAGGTTCCGTCACTAGCGCCATTGACGGGGTCAAGTCCTGGCAGTCCGCACAAGTGGATGTCTTGGGAGATGTTACATCCAGCGGTTTTCAGATCGTCCAGGTCCAATATGGCGGCCAAGTCAACATCGGCGGATCCCTGGTCAGTACGGACCTTGCTGCAGAAGGTGTCTATGTCAATAACGCCGGCACGGTGACCATTGACGGCTCCATCACCACGGACCCCGATCAATACATCTTTGTGGCAGAATGGCTGCGAAGAGAAGGAGTGGACGATTCCTACCGACCGACCATGAAAACCGGTTACTACACTTATACGGACGACTCTCTGGAAAATCGGGTTTTCGTCAAGAAAACAGTAGTCACACCCGGGGCCTTGCAATTTGAAGCCGGAAGTTATGGTACCTACGAAGGTTACAACGGCTACATTTGGGTGGAACGTCTGGACGGAGATGACGAGAAAGTCACTGTTGATTATGCTTCTGTGGATGGCACCGCCATTGGCGGGACCCACTACAACACTTTGAGCGGGACTCTGACTTGGCAGGACGGGGATAGGGATCGGAAGTACATCCCCTTTACCGTCTACAACGACTCCACTTACAACGGATATTTGAACCTGACCGTGGAGCTGTCCAACCCGACGGGAGGAGCCACCTTGGGAGCGCAAAACCCCTTGAGTGTTCAATTAAGCGACAACGATACTCCACTGGCACCAACTGGGTTAACTGCCACTGCCGGAGATCAGGAAGTGGTCCTGGAGTGGGATGAAATAAAAGACACCTATTACCGTGTCTATTATTCCACAGAATCCGGAAATTTCAACGAGACAGACAAGGTGTCCGTCTACGGGAAAACGACCTACACCTTTGAAGGA encodes the following:
- a CDS encoding InlB B-repeat-containing protein, producing MRKNTAWLLTAFLLFGLILSPSGVLSAEGSAEDPVLMAPAVCRLDYTDGTPSEFYATIQEGFLQAVAGQDLVLLQDVTLNQRLSLAGTDCTLVTNGFDLSVVVPDGLGMDAFHATVRLDDSGGGGFYVTGTGRGAMISNFSDITLSSVECLPNPGYGSDNVGAYVREFSNLNVQGNVQGVTDGLYIATSSTATIGGDVVSIAGKGIQALSTGAITVEGDVVAETEGIYHSGTGQIHTKGNITSKTGTAIQTECDDPSNLITVDGNVTVTGNDSLGYEWGIFATRHSNVIVKGSVTSAIDGVKSWQSAQVDVLGDVTSSGFQIVQVQYGGQVNIGGSLVSTDLAAEGVYVNNAGTVTIDGSITTDPDQYIFVAEWLRREGVDDSYRPTMKTGYYTYTDDSLENRVFVKKTVVTPGALQFEAGSYGTYEGYNGYIWVERLDGDDEKVTVDYASVDGTAIGGTHYNTLSGTLTWQDGDRDRKYIPFTVYNDSTYNGYLNLTVELSNPTGGATLGAQNPLSVQLSDNDTPLAPTGLTATAGDQEVVLEWDEIKDTYYRVYYSTESGNFNETDKVSVYGKTTYTFEGLDNQTTYYFMVKAVHNIYPSLASEEVSATPFTTYTVAFDANGGSSVEARMVAHGDLLPSPADPAKEGYTFLGWYVDEDLTQLWDFATETVVSNNTLYAGWETIPPAVAVIKTDDETGVEVQGIEDAVTIPEEEMEGIKEVEIYVAAKEILLKGDLLAEVEDQLEQQGYSLLTTLNIQLRKIVKDYEGIKKDLLVENKDITGDLTVRIPLTEEQAAMDDLAIAYVDGDGNVSILTGMVETVGDKTYFTFETDHFSIYALVEATRPVNPATGTAGSMGLGMLASLLGLAGLGMVLWRKRK